The segment ATTAATAACTCATGGTTCGCTCAAATTTCGACAGGTTTCGAGAATTGTGGTAAGCTCTCGGCATGACCGAGATGCTTACTGTGATTAGTGAACGAGTGGATGATATTCCCTTGTTGCTGGCCCAACAGGAACGCATGGGGGTGCCCTCCCTGCTGGATGAACACTTCTCCACTCATGGTCACTGGCAGGGCCTCAGCCTGGGGTGGGTAGCTACAGGATGGTTGACTCATATTCTCTCCGAAGCTGACCATCGGTTGAACCATGCCCAACCTTGGGCAGAGAAGCGGCTGGAGACGCTGGGCCAGTGCATCGGGCAGGTGGTGCGGGACCTCGACTTCAGCGATGACCGGCTGGAGACTGTGCTGCGTGCTTTGAGTGACGACAGCCAATGGGAGGTCTTCGAGGGGGCACTGAATCAGCGCTTGCTGCGGGTGTACGACCTGAGCCCAGAAGCAGTGCGCTTGGACAGCACCACGGCCAGTGGCTACTGGGCGGTGACGTCGGGAGGCTTGTTCCAGTTGGGGCATAGCAAGGACCGACGGCCTGATTTGCCCCAGGTGAAGGTCAAGTTGGCCACCTTGGACCCGCTGGGGATGCCTCTGGTCACTGCCGTAGTGTCCGGAGAGCGGGCTGATGACCCTTTGTACATCCCCACCATTAGCCAGGTGCGGGAAAGTCTGCGGCGTCGAGGGTTGCTGTACATCGGGGATTGCAAGATGGCGGCGCTGGCCACGCGGACCTTTGTCCAGGCCGGCGATGACTTCTACCTGTGTCCGCTGCCGCAGACCCAACTGCCGTCCGAGGAGCTGGAGGGCCATCTGGCTCCCGTCTGGGAGGGCAAGCAGGCACTGACGGATGTCTACCGCCAGAAGGAAGGTGGTGAGAAAGAACGCATCGCCGAAGGGTTCGAACGGCTGGAGACCCTGACGGCAGAGGTGGACGGGGAGACGATCACCTGGACGGAACGACGGTTGGTGGTGCGCTCGCTGAAGCAAGCCCAGACCGCCGAAGAGGCCCTGCGTACCCGTCTGGCGAAGGCTCAGACCGCTCTCACCGCGCTGAACGAACGAGGGCGAGGTAAGAAGCGTTTCGTAGACGTGGAGGACCTGCGCCAGGTGGCCGAAGCGATTGTCGCTAAGCATCGGGTTCAGGGCTTGCTGCGATTGGGCTACCAGGACATCGTCCAGGAACGCCCGATACGGCGTTACCGGGATCGGTCGGCCACCGTGCGCGTGGAGCGAGAGGTGCGGGTGACCGTAGATGTGGATTCGGCAGCCCTGGAGGAGGCCGTGCGTCGGCTGGGCTGGCGGGTATATGCTACCAATGCTCCCGACGGGCGACTGACTCTCATGCAGGCAGTGTTGGCCTATCGCAGTGAATACATCATCGAACGCGGCTTTGGCCGTTTGAAGGGCAAGCCGTTGTCGCTGACGCCCATGTACTTGCAGCGGGATGATCATGCCACCGGGCTCATCCGTCTGCTGAGCATTGGGCTGCGGGTGCTGACATTGGTGGAGTTCGTTGTCCGTCGCGGTCTGGCCGCGGAGGGAGGCCGGTTGGCGGGACTGTACGCCGGAAACCCCAAGCGGGCCACGGCTCGGCCTACCACAGAACTGCTCTTGAAGGCTTTTCAAGAGATTACCCTGACCATCATTCAGGAAGCGGGCCAGACACGTCGTCATCTTACACCACTCACCGTACTACAGCAGCGCATCTTAGAGTTATCGGACTTCCCGTTGACTATCTATACGAGGCTCTGGGCCGATTCTTCGAAACCGCCTTGAATATGAGCGAACCATGAGTGATTACTTCTCTGCTTTCCGAAGCACTGTCCATTGGCTTTATGGTGGTAAATGGAGAAGCACTTCTGAGTTGAAAGAAGAAATCTTCCAATACCTCTGCCGGTGAATACTCAATAG is part of the Chloroflexota bacterium genome and harbors:
- a CDS encoding IS1634 family transposase, translated to MTEMLTVISERVDDIPLLLAQQERMGVPSLLDEHFSTHGHWQGLSLGWVATGWLTHILSEADHRLNHAQPWAEKRLETLGQCIGQVVRDLDFSDDRLETVLRALSDDSQWEVFEGALNQRLLRVYDLSPEAVRLDSTTASGYWAVTSGGLFQLGHSKDRRPDLPQVKVKLATLDPLGMPLVTAVVSGERADDPLYIPTISQVRESLRRRGLLYIGDCKMAALATRTFVQAGDDFYLCPLPQTQLPSEELEGHLAPVWEGKQALTDVYRQKEGGEKERIAEGFERLETLTAEVDGETITWTERRLVVRSLKQAQTAEEALRTRLAKAQTALTALNERGRGKKRFVDVEDLRQVAEAIVAKHRVQGLLRLGYQDIVQERPIRRYRDRSATVRVEREVRVTVDVDSAALEEAVRRLGWRVYATNAPDGRLTLMQAVLAYRSEYIIERGFGRLKGKPLSLTPMYLQRDDHATGLIRLLSIGLRVLTLVEFVVRRGLAAEGGRLAGLYAGNPKRATARPTTELLLKAFQEITLTIIQEAGQTRRHLTPLTVLQQRILELSDFPLTIYTRLWADSSKPP